In Rhipicephalus microplus isolate Deutch F79 chromosome 9, USDA_Rmic, whole genome shotgun sequence, one genomic interval encodes:
- the LOC119163407 gene encoding uncharacterized protein LOC119163407 isoform X2 produces MKSYVILALLILGHLCQIQAATLSKPAMSTDDAKKLLIEKLSHSNMEHREELIQALQGINSTGDGTDEQIPGVLLPLLVAIAGGVVSGAVEAGVAVAVSKG; encoded by the exons ATGAAGTCCTACGTCATCTTGGCTCTCCTCATCCTGGGGCATTTGTGCC AAATTCAAGCAGCCACGTTGAGCAAGCCAGCAATGAGCACGGACGATGCCAAGAAACTCCTCATCGAGAAACTTTCCCATTCCAATATGGAACACCGTGAAGAACTTATTCAGGCTCTTCAGGGAATCAACAGCACAGGCGACGGAACCGACGAGCAGATCCCTGGTGTCCTGCTGCCCTTACTTGTGGCCATTGCCGGAGGCGTTGTATCCGGAGCTGTTGAAGCTGGTGTAGCGGTAGCAGTTTCGAAAGGCTGA
- the LOC119163407 gene encoding uncharacterized protein LOC119163407 isoform X3, translating to MKSCAILALLILGHLCEIQAATLSKPAMSTDDAKKLLIEKLSHSNMEHREELIQALQGINSTGDGTDEQIPGVLLPLLVAIAGGVVSGAVEAGVAVAVSKG from the exons ATGAAGTCCTGCGCCATCTTGGCTCTCCTCATTCTGGGGCATTTGTGTG AAATTCAAGCAGCCACGTTGAGCAAGCCAGCAATGAGCACGGACGATGCCAAGAAACTCCTCATCGAGAAACTTTCCCATTCCAATATGGAACACCGTGAAGAACTTATTCAGGCTCTTCAGGGAATCAACAGCACAGGCGACGGAACCGACGAGCAGATCCCTGGTGTCCTGCTGCCCTTACTTGTGGCCATTGCCGGAGGCGTTGTATCCGGAGCTGTTGAAGCTGGTGTAGCGGTAGCAGTTTCGAAAGGCTGA
- the LOC119163407 gene encoding uncharacterized protein LOC119163407 isoform X1, producing the protein MKSCAILALLILGHLCEIQAATLSKPAMSTDDAKKLLIEKLSHSIMEHREELIQALQGINSTGDGTDEQILPVLLVPLITAIAGGVVSGAVGAGVAVAVQKG; encoded by the exons ATGAAGTCCTGCGCCATCTTGGCTCTCCTCATTCTGGGGCATTTGTGTG AAATTCAAGCAGCCACGCTGAGCAAGCCAGCAATGAGCACGGACGATGCCAAGAAACTCCTCATCGAGAAACTTTCGCATTCCATCATGGAACACCGTGAAGAACTTATTCAGGCTCTTCAGGGAATCAACAGCACAGGCGACGGAACCGACGAGCAGATCCTTCCAGTCCTACTTGTGCCCTTAATTACGGCCATTGCCGGAGGCGTTGTATCCGGAGCTGTTGGAGCCGGTGTGGCCGTAGCAGTTCAGAAAGGCTGA